In Hugenholtzia roseola DSM 9546, the following are encoded in one genomic region:
- a CDS encoding HNH endonuclease has product MFEGRKVLILNADYRAISVCSVYKAFLLVYMNKAEIVNSDHSEYIRTVTRAFPMPSVIRLVSYVNVPYRGVVLSRQNIFKRDGYRCVYCGNRKKEELTLDHVVPRSRGGRSDWHNLVTACQKCNAKKGNLDLEKAGMTLPYKPFRPTFVMFLREFSSLGDESWKPFLESK; this is encoded by the coding sequence ATGTTTGAAGGTCGGAAAGTTCTCATTCTAAACGCAGACTATCGCGCCATTTCGGTTTGCAGTGTCTATAAAGCGTTTTTATTGGTGTATATGAACAAGGCAGAAATTGTCAATAGCGACCATAGCGAGTACATTCGCACCGTAACGCGTGCTTTTCCGATGCCTTCGGTCATTCGTTTGGTGAGCTATGTCAATGTGCCTTATCGTGGGGTTGTGCTTTCGCGTCAAAATATTTTCAAGCGCGACGGCTACCGCTGCGTGTATTGTGGCAATCGCAAAAAAGAGGAATTGACCCTCGACCATGTCGTGCCGCGCTCACGTGGGGGACGCTCGGATTGGCACAATTTGGTTACGGCTTGCCAAAAGTGCAATGCCAAAAAGGGCAATCTCGACTTAGAAAAAGCGGGCATGACACTACCCTACAAGCCCTTTCGCCCTACTTTTGTGATGTTTTTACGCGAATTTTCGAGTTTGGGCGACGAATCGTGGAAGCCTTTTTTGGAATCTAAATGA